One part of the Rutidosis leptorrhynchoides isolate AG116_Rl617_1_P2 chromosome 1, CSIRO_AGI_Rlap_v1, whole genome shotgun sequence genome encodes these proteins:
- the LOC139895631 gene encoding uncharacterized protein encodes MVKDSTALQVWDCLKNIFHDNEQTRVIHLQQQISNVRLVNFPNVSAYCQELENISDQLNNVGKDIKDEHIVLQVIASLNDAYHSIGTLLAFTKPLPSFYQARSMLILEETRRQ; translated from the coding sequence ATGGTCAAAGATTCAACTGCACTTCAAGTATGGGATTGCTTGAAGAATATCTTCCATGACAACGAACAAACCAGGGTCATTCATCTTCAACAACAAATCTCCAATGTTCGCCTTGTCAACTTTCCTAATGTCTCAGCCTATTGTCAAGAACTGGAGAATATCTCTGATCAACTCAACAATGTCGGCAAAGACATTAAGGATGAACACATCGTTCTTCAAGTCATCGCAAGTTTAAACGATGCCTACCATTCAATTGGCACTCTTCTCGCCTTTACCAAGCCTCTTCCTTCCTTCTACCAGGCTCGCTCAATGTTGATTTTGGAAGAAACCCGTCGACAGTAA